The Xyrauchen texanus isolate HMW12.3.18 chromosome 25, RBS_HiC_50CHRs, whole genome shotgun sequence genome includes the window CCTATTAATAAAAAACCAATAATGAcaagaaaaagtgaaaagcagTCACTGTCCTTAGCTGGATAACTTCAGAAGCTTTAAGCCCAAAATTTaagtttgtattatttttcatttaattactttttttgttttcatatcacaattttaaatgattaattgctGCTGTTTCTAAAACACTTACTATTCTCTATTTTATTACTAGCTCttgaataattattataaaaacatgaaGCGATGTTTAGGAGAAACACTTGAAGGctacattaatttaatttgttaatatttatatcactattaaactttttaaataaaggtgTGTCTTGAATTGCATATTTTTGTTGTGGTTGGGGTGCTGTGGAGGAAAAAATTCTATAAAGGGGTGcctcagtttaaaaaaatatatatatttgggaaCCAATGCTCTCTAAATTTCAACAAAACCTCATCTGTCTCAGCCAGTTTCACCTTGATTATCAGTTTAAAAGCTTAAATCAGAATCAACATTCAATGAATTCACAGAAAgccaatgtttttaattttcaagatataaaaacacatttacaaggTCATTGAATGTAAAATGTTGTGACCGCAGCACTGGCACCAATTGGGCAAAAAGAAGTTCCTTCAGATGGCCTGAAGAAAAATTATAGATGCAATTTGCCTATATTTAAAGGCTCTCTTTTTTCTCAGGTGATCAAGCCAGAGTCTTGTGTGCCATGTGGTAAAAGGATCAAATTTGGGAAGATTTCTCTGAAGTGCAGGGACTGCCGTGTTGTGGCCCACCCTGAGTGTCGTGAACGCTGCCCTCTGCCTTGTATTCCAAGTATGGCTGGAACTCCAGTCAAAATCGGAGAGGTGACTTTATGAAGTTTTGACATGGTTGCATTTTAAGCAATTGAGTGTTTGTCAGAGCTCTTGTTCTGTATTCTGTGCTGATTATTGATGTTAAGGTAAAAGGCTAATGTTGGATTTATTTCAATGTGTCAAACTGGTTCCCTGATTCTGGTGTGGTGTTCTTAGGGCACCCTGGCAAATTACGTGTCCAGCACCTCTCCCATGATCCCTTCACTGGTGGTGCACTGCGTTAATGAGATTGAGCAGAGAGGCCTACATGAGGTGAGTGGCTGAATTCAGCATATTTTTGGCcttgaaacaagaaaaataatgATTACCTTTTATATAATAGAGCATAGGACAGTAAAGGAATATTTCCCccccaaaaataatattttcagtatttactcacccttatttcaCTCTAAACTAGAGGTTGAGCAATAGTGGATTTTTCCATAAACGATAacaaaggtggtggaaaaggctgatagaGTTAATCAGCTGAtcattttaaaaatctatttattagataataaaaaataatcttaGTCATTCCATACTATGaagggcacagacatagaggctacaagtgTCCAAAATTTATAATATCTCAAATGCAATACCAAAATCTAACTTATAACCAGAAAATTGTTGGAGGACTTTTCTCTATAAATTAGCCTAAAATTCTGGATTTCAccacataattttttaaaattattatacttttggggggatttttctccccaatttggaattccccaatgcgctcttaagacCTCGttttggcatagtgactcgcctcaatccgtgtggcggatgacgaatctcagttgcctccaatgtctgagaccgtcaatctgcacattttatcacgtggcttgtggaGCCTGTTATTCTGTAGAACCAAGTTGGTATAAgtgtagaataaaaaaatatatatattattagcaaATATTggcatacatttttgcagataactgatagttcccAAAAGCAAATTTTGGCACTGAATAATCGGTTGAACCGATACaagtttctttcttccatgtaataCATAATGAAAAATGTGAAAAGACTTCACAGCTTTTTGCTATATAATGATAGTGAATGTTTACTTTGGCCCGTCAAGCTCAAAAAGGTGAAAGGGAAAAATACAAAACTCAGTAAAGTGTGTCCCCTGTGTTCTAATTACCTGTGTATCGATTTCGTAGACTGGGCTGTATCGACTTTCTGGCTCTGATCGAGTTGTAAAGGAACTGAAAGAGAAATTCCTGCGTGGAAAGGCCATTCCTCTGCTTAGCAAGGTGGAAGACATACATGCCATCACTGGTCTCCTCAAAGACTTCTTGAGGAACCTCAAAGAGCCCCTGCTAACCTTCCGTCTCAACCATGCCTTTATGGATGCTGCAGGTTTGTGCTGGTCTATGATAGTACTTTTTTAAAGATGCCACATTTTTCCCAAGTACAATAAACCATAACTAGTCACCCTGTTCTCATAGAGCTGGCCGATGATGACAACAGCATTGCGTTGATGTATCAGAACATCAGTGATCTGCCGCAGCCCAACAGAGATACTTTGGCCTTCCTCGTCATCCACTTGCAGAGGTAAATGGCAAACTTTGTCTCTGCAGAACCTAGTTCAGCTATCTTGGTTCCCTTGTCTGCTTTGTTACCTGTGCTACTTGCCAAAAGTTGTTAATTGCAAAAGCCAGATTGACCCGATATTTAAAAGTCAGCACTTTTCATGGTAAGGAATTTAAGCAATGAGACTGAGTACATTGAACTTGAAAGTTACTGATCTTGACTGGTATCTTCAGAGTGGCCCAGAGCACAGACACAAAGATGGACATCTTCAATCTGGCTCGAGTGTTTGGACCTACAATAGTGGGGCATGCCGTGCCAGACCCAGATCCAATGACCATGCTGCAGGACACAAAACGCCAGCCAAAAGTAAGTGCCCATggcaaattgtatttttttacatttgtttttctagTTTGCGAAgccttttaaatgtttatatatatatatatatattagtggagCTACAACTATTTAGCTGACAGTCTTTTTGATGTGATGCTGAAAAGCTCTGTTTAAAGTCAACTAGAAATTAAATGTACTTTCTTAATGCAGTTCGTGGTCTTATGGTGAACaatttattccaaataaaaaaaatttgtaatctttcatcaaaatggaATAACTTTGTCTGCCTCAGAAACAAGTTTTATTTTCAGTTGTTGTCACCAATCCCTCTTATtcaactcctcctctccaaccccCCGTCATATAGAAGCTACGCATAGCTTACTGCGCTGGTCCATTCTATTAACATGAACACCCAGATTTCTTGATCCAGTCAATCCTCTGTAGATATTTTATGTTGGGTTTTTTTGGTAGAaatacttttccactgcatgttacggttcgactcaactcgctttttctgagcttgcatttccactcgccagtttagatagcgtccatttggtcgaaccacttccaattttccttgatggttctgttgtcacatttttatttttccctacactgttggtaggtccgggggtagccgtgtgcggccaaccactgatacacttcctgaaagactttttgttttgctcatcgctaacgagtggaccgtctgcacctcgtttattgaataCGGCGTGGTCGTGTTTTTGCACACATCCACTTATTTTTTCACAAtccgaaagtcgcgtgaacaattgatactgctatcactgttgATGTTGCATGTCGGAattccagtgatgctggtagtgaccattctctctgaccaatcagtcatctgcaggattttgacattaCATTTAGTATCgcctcggcttgcttggaacctcgaccgaggtggtactaaaaaaagtaccagctactatccacagtggaaaacccccaaaaaagcgagTTGAGTTGttccgtgcagtggaaaagccccataagtagTTTACTCTAGAGGTAGGCAgatatatattggttttactaattaatcagtgctgatagtttttttttttttttgaactaTTGGTTATCAGAAAAAACATTTGCCAAATTCGTTTTTTGACAACAATAAATCGATTTCTAAAAACCATAGGCCGATTATATTGGtaatctgccttttccaccaccttagttatcctttcggcaaaatccactatcgttcAACCTCTagttttttgtaatgtttaagtaAAATGCTCAATTGTTTTCAGGTGGTTGAGCGTCTATTGGGTCTGCCAGTGGAGTACTGGAGCCAGTTCATGATCAGCGACAACGACCAGGCTCACAATGATCACATGATTATTGAAAACTCCAATGTCCATGCCACTCCTGATCAAAAAAGTAGGAATTTCACATCCAAATGTTAAAGTTTAACTTTTTATAACCTCCCCTTAATTGATTTGAATAACAAGCTATGATGTTTTCTCTGTGCTGTAGCGAGTATGTTTGGGCCCCTCACGACCCCAGACCAGCAGATGAGCAAGACCCCGTCATCCAGCTCTCTCTCCCAACGCATGAAAAACGCAACTCTCAACGCAATCACTCCAAAGTATGTACAGCCCACGGATGTTTACTGCTCTAAGTGTCACAAGAGTCTTTACTGTTACTACGGTTAGGATTTTTATTTAGTGGTAGGGTTAAGGTTCGAGCTTGGCAGAGGGTTTCTGTGGGACTAAGTAAACACGGTGTGTGAATGTTGCATGTGACTCTTGCAAGATTTTGGGCAAGCCGGATGTTTACCTTCTGTTTGATGAGTGGCGAGCTAACCATTTTGAACATCCGTCCCTGTTTTCAGGTTTGCTAGCAGGAGCAGAGCTGCAGTTGGTGTCCCTCGCCAGGGGAGCTTCTTTGCTTCGCCTCTTCTGAAGTAGCCATGAAGCGATTTATTTCTCATGCCTTTTATTGGGAAACAGCTGCAATTTATAACATTATCCTACTTAATTTGATTTGTCCTC containing:
- the LOC127618947 gene encoding rac GTPase-activating protein 1-like isoform X1, with amino-acid sequence METAVLNIYSVFENLQSQVEVLSESIEPQFIQMALNFEDSRRRWLRLEQELNTCKEFLTKAETERGALEVKLKHARNQVDIEIRRRQKAEADCAKLDRQIQLIRELLVSEGSGNSIKLNEEQRSALAFLNARSQNHSNLNTSRRLTTIDESASILSDISYDKTDDSLDWDSSAIRTIRLKKRQKRRSSRNHTEGPPAAAKRSRSTGRTSEKGNESLVAKTTVTVPTNGGPIEAVTTVEAVPYWTRSRRKTAGLEWDTADTDSVQSMDVFKQPCQPDGGYKAEPSTPQGNGGFRLHEFVSKTVIKPESCVPCGKRIKFGKISLKCRDCRVVAHPECRERCPLPCIPSMAGTPVKIGEGTLANYVSSTSPMIPSLVVHCVNEIEQRGLHETGLYRLSGSDRVVKELKEKFLRGKAIPLLSKVEDIHAITGLLKDFLRNLKEPLLTFRLNHAFMDAAELADDDNSIALMYQNISDLPQPNRDTLAFLVIHLQRVAQSTDTKMDIFNLARVFGPTIVGHAVPDPDPMTMLQDTKRQPKVVERLLGLPVEYWSQFMISDNDQAHNDHMIIENSNVHATPDQKTSMFGPLTTPDQQMSKTPSSSSLSQRMKNATLNAITPKFASRSRAAVGVPRQGSFFASPLLK
- the LOC127618947 gene encoding rac GTPase-activating protein 1-like isoform X2 — translated: METAVLNIYSVFENLQSQVEVLSESIEPQFIQMALNFEDSRRRWLRLEQELNTCKEFLTKAETERGALEVKLKHARNQVDIEIRRRQKAEADCAKLDRQIQLIRELLVSEGSGNSIKLNEEQRSALAFLNARSQNHSNLNTSRRLTTIDESASILSDISYDKTDDSLDWDSSAIRTIRLKKRQKRRSSRNHTEGPPAAAKRSRSTGRTSEKGNESLVAKTTVTVPTNGGPIEAVTTVEAVPYWTRSRRKTGLEWDTADTDSVQSMDVFKQPCQPDGGYKAEPSTPQGNGGFRLHEFVSKTVIKPESCVPCGKRIKFGKISLKCRDCRVVAHPECRERCPLPCIPSMAGTPVKIGEGTLANYVSSTSPMIPSLVVHCVNEIEQRGLHETGLYRLSGSDRVVKELKEKFLRGKAIPLLSKVEDIHAITGLLKDFLRNLKEPLLTFRLNHAFMDAAELADDDNSIALMYQNISDLPQPNRDTLAFLVIHLQRVAQSTDTKMDIFNLARVFGPTIVGHAVPDPDPMTMLQDTKRQPKVVERLLGLPVEYWSQFMISDNDQAHNDHMIIENSNVHATPDQKTSMFGPLTTPDQQMSKTPSSSSLSQRMKNATLNAITPKFASRSRAAVGVPRQGSFFASPLLK